A section of the Oryza sativa Japonica Group chromosome 1, ASM3414082v1 genome encodes:
- the LOC4326838 gene encoding neutral/alkaline invertase 1, mitochondrial-like encodes MNGQTPMGLAAAAAAAVRPCRRRLLSSATAAAAAATVATATPLFPRCPHPHHHLHGRRLPFLASAASQQQQQSGQTAASPATPPIPSDPRAAVSGNLPFFDRVLFPDTFPVETPPPSSAAASAAAAADEEVASALKAREETEAEREAWRLLRRAVVSYCGEPVGTVAAEDPECTETLNYDQVFIRDFVPSALAFLMRGETEIVRNFLLHTLQLQSWEKTVDCYSPGQGLMPASFKIRAVPLDDNNEAFEEVLDPDFGESAIGRVAPVDSGLWWIILLRAYCKITGDNALQERVDVQTGIKLILSLCLSDGFDMFPTLLVTDGSCMIDRRMGIHGHPLEIQALFYSALRCSREMLVMNDGSKNLLRAINNRLSALSFHIREYYWVDMKKINEIYRYKTEEYSHDATNKFNIYPEQIPSWLVDWIPEKGGYLIGNLQPAHMDFRFFSLGNLWAITSSLTTPKQAEGILSLIDEKWDDLIANMPLKICYPAMEDDEWRIITGSDPKNTPWSYHNGGSWPTLLWQFTLACIKMGRPELARRAIAVAEEKLAADKWPEYYDTRSGRFIGKQSRSYQTWTIAGFLTSKMLLENPELASILTCDEDLELLEGCACCLSKKRTRCSRRAAKSHVVE; translated from the exons ATGAATGGTCAAACCCCGAtggggctcgccgccgccgccgcagccgcagtgAGGCCGTGCCGCCGGAGGCTGCTGTcgtcggccacggcggcggcggcggcggcgacggtcgcCACCGCGACCCCGCTGTTCCCCAGATGCCCCCACccgcaccaccacctccacggccgccgcctgcccTTCCTCGCATCCGCGgcgtcgcagcagcagcagcagtccgggcagaccgccgcctcgccggcgaccccACCTATACCCTCCgatccccgcgccgccgtctccggcaaCCTCCCCTTCTTCGACCGCGTCCTCTTCCCGGACACGTTCCCGGTCGAGACCCCACcgccctcgtcggcggcggcgtccgcggcggctgcggccgaTGAGGAGGTGGCGTCGGCGCTCAaggcgagggaggagacggaggCGGAGCGGGAGGCGTGGAGGCTGCTGAGGAGGGCGGTGGTGAGCTACTGCGGCGAGCCGGTggggacggtggcggcggaggacccCGAGTGCACGGAGACGCTCAACTACGACCAGGTGTTCATCAGGGACTTCGTGCCCTCGGCGCTCGCCTTCCTCATGCGCGGCGAGACCGAGATCGTCCGCAACTTCCTCCTCCACACCCTGCAGCTGCAG AGCTGGGAGAAGACTGTTGATTGTTACAGCCCTGGGCAAGGCTTGATGCCAGCTAGCTTTAAGATTAGGGCTGTGCCTCTTGATGACAATAACGAAGCATTTGAGGAAGTTTTGGACCCTGACTTTGGAGAGTCAGCTATTGGACGTGTAGCTCCGGTGGATTCAg GACTTTGGTGGATTATTTTGCTGAGGGCATACTGCAAGATTACAGGGGACAATGCACTGCAGGAAAGAGTAGATGTGCAAACCGGCATTAAACTTATCTTAAGCTTGTGTTTGTCCGATGGGTTCGATATGTTTCCAACTTTACTGGTCACAGACGGATCATGCATGATAGACAGGAGGATGGGAATACATGGGCACCCCCTTGAAATTCAA GCTTTGTTCTACTCTGCCCTACGATGCTCACGAGAAATGCTTGTTATGAACGATGGGTCAAAAAACCTCCTTCGTGCCATTAATAACAGGCTGAGTGCGCTGTCCTTTCATATTAGGGAATACTACTGGGTTGACATGAAGAAGATAAATGAGATATACAGATACAAAACAGAAGAATACTCTCATGATGCAACAAACAAATTCAACATTTATCCTGAGCAAATCCCTTCTTGGCTTGTTGACTGGATTCCTGAAAAAGGTGGCTATCTCATCGGGAACCTGCAGCCAGCTCACATGGATTTCAGGTTCTTCTCTCTCGGCAACCTTTGGGCAATAACTTCATCTCTAACTACTCCAAAACAAGCTGAGGGAATACTTAGCCTTATTGATGAGAAATGGGATGATCTCATAGCAAACATGCCCCTCAAGATATGTTACCCCGCAATGGAAGATGATGAATGGCGCATTATTACCGGCAGTGATCCTAAGAACAC CCCATGGTCATATCATAATGGTGGATCCTGGCCAACGCTGCTGTGGCAG TTTACATTGGCCTGTATCAAAATGGGAAGACCAGAGTTGGCCCGAAGAGCCATTGCTGTGGCCGAGGAGAAGCTGGCAGCTGACAAATGGCCAGAGTACTATGACACCCGCTCTGGAAGATTCATCGGGAAGCAATCTCGGTCATATCAGACATGGACTATTGCTGGTTTTCTGACCTCTAAGATGCTATTGGAAAACCCCGAGCTGGCTTCTATTCTGACCTGCGATGAGGACCTCGAGCTGCTTGAAGGCTGTGCATGCTGCCTTTCTAAGAAGAGAACTAGGTGCTCACGCCGTGCAGCCAAGTCCCATGTCGTCGAGTAA